Proteins found in one Rhizomicrobium sp. genomic segment:
- a CDS encoding polysaccharide deacetylase family protein has translation MRFWRFIAGAAFAAAMIGTASAQQAGDDRIALFQPKNIFNSGLRHAHVVALTFDDGPNANTPAVLDALKALNVKATFFIVGEMARRYPDILARIAAEGHLLANHSATHPLLNRRFDADPERLISQIRVVHDLIAPLMKPTDKFYFRAPYGAWRAAHADILNADPILRNYVGPIYWENGGEISMTGDGYVMSAADWSCWHHGWSAETCAKGYLREIRRHDGGVVLMHCVHRQSGALVEAVVPALIEEGYRFARLDEVPQYKQYETPPANATVADAARQPMRYADFTPPLKVK, from the coding sequence ATGCGGTTTTGGAGGTTCATCGCCGGCGCGGCATTCGCCGCGGCGATGATCGGCACGGCGTCGGCGCAACAGGCCGGCGACGACCGCATCGCGCTGTTCCAGCCCAAGAACATCTTCAATTCCGGCCTGCGCCACGCCCATGTCGTGGCGCTCACCTTCGACGACGGCCCCAACGCCAACACGCCCGCGGTGCTCGACGCGCTGAAGGCGCTGAACGTGAAGGCGACGTTCTTCATCGTCGGCGAGATGGCGCGGCGCTATCCCGACATCCTGGCGCGCATCGCCGCCGAGGGGCACCTGCTCGCCAACCACAGCGCGACGCATCCGCTGCTGAACCGGCGCTTCGACGCCGATCCGGAACGGCTCATCAGCCAGATTCGTGTCGTGCACGACCTGATCGCGCCGCTGATGAAGCCGACCGACAAATTCTATTTCCGCGCGCCCTATGGCGCGTGGCGCGCCGCGCATGCCGATATCCTCAACGCCGATCCGATCCTGCGCAACTATGTGGGGCCGATCTATTGGGAGAATGGCGGCGAGATCTCGATGACCGGCGACGGCTATGTGATGAGCGCGGCGGACTGGAGCTGCTGGCACCATGGCTGGTCGGCGGAGACCTGCGCCAAGGGCTATCTGCGCGAGATCCGCCGGCACGACGGCGGCGTGGTGCTGATGCATTGCGTGCACCGCCAGTCCGGCGCGCTGGTCGAGGCCGTGGTGCCGGCGCTGATCGAGGAAGGCTACCGCTTCGCCCGCCTCGACGAGGTGCCGCAATACAAGCAGTACGAGACGCCGCCGGCCAACGCGACCGTCGCCGACGCCGCCCGCCAGCCGATGCGCTATGCTGACTTCACCCCGCCGCTGAAGGTGAAGTAG
- a CDS encoding dipeptidase, translating to MLTRRTMLATGAALAAAPAIAKPRTGADAAARALHQKLVCLDTHLDTPANFARPGWDIMQRHTAAQFSQVDYPRMVEGGLDGGFFAIYTPQGPLTPDGMMAARDAALLRAAEIREMVAKNGAHFELAFKPGDAARIAGKGKRIVYQSIENSYPLGTDVTLLRGFYALGARMAGPIHFKDNQLGDSATDKSRTWKGLSPMGHDWLALCNELGIVPDASHSSDDVFDQMAAGSRTPVILSHSGCRAVHDHPRNIDDARLKRLADIGGVIQINSLSAYLITVPDNPEREKAFGAIYGKLRGLADLSPADARKAVAEAGAAMKALGAKYPQPRATFDDYMAHMLHALKLVGPEHVGVGADWDGGGGVTGLEDCADNWKITARLLKEGYREDDLRKIWSGNVLRVLQAAQDGRAKPAAPPPPAGGGK from the coding sequence ATGCTCACCCGCAGGACGATGCTGGCAACGGGCGCGGCCCTCGCGGCGGCGCCCGCCATCGCCAAACCGCGGACCGGAGCGGACGCCGCCGCGCGGGCGCTGCACCAGAAGCTGGTCTGCCTCGACACCCATCTCGACACACCGGCGAATTTCGCGCGGCCCGGCTGGGACATCATGCAGCGCCATACGGCGGCGCAATTCAGCCAGGTCGATTATCCGCGCATGGTCGAAGGCGGGCTCGACGGCGGGTTCTTCGCGATCTACACGCCGCAGGGACCGCTGACACCGGACGGCATGATGGCGGCGCGCGACGCGGCGCTGCTGCGCGCCGCGGAGATCCGCGAGATGGTGGCGAAGAACGGCGCGCATTTCGAGCTCGCCTTCAAGCCGGGCGACGCCGCGCGCATCGCGGGCAAGGGCAAGCGGATCGTCTACCAGTCGATCGAGAATTCCTATCCGCTGGGGACCGACGTCACGCTGCTGCGCGGCTTCTATGCGCTCGGCGCTCGCATGGCGGGGCCGATCCATTTCAAGGACAACCAGCTCGGCGATTCCGCCACCGACAAGAGCCGCACCTGGAAGGGCCTGTCGCCGATGGGCCATGACTGGCTGGCGCTGTGCAACGAACTGGGCATCGTGCCCGACGCCTCGCATTCCTCCGACGACGTGTTCGACCAGATGGCAGCGGGCTCCAGGACGCCGGTCATCCTGTCGCATTCCGGCTGCCGCGCGGTGCACGACCATCCGCGCAACATCGACGACGCGCGGCTGAAGCGGCTCGCCGACATCGGCGGGGTCATCCAGATCAATTCGCTGAGCGCCTATCTGATCACCGTGCCGGACAATCCGGAGCGCGAGAAGGCGTTCGGCGCGATCTACGGCAAGCTGCGCGGGCTGGCCGACCTGTCGCCGGCCGATGCGCGGAAGGCGGTGGCGGAAGCCGGCGCCGCGATGAAGGCGCTGGGCGCGAAATATCCGCAGCCGCGCGCGACCTTCGACGACTACATGGCGCACATGCTGCACGCGCTGAAGCTGGTGGGGCCGGAGCATGTCGGCGTCGGCGCCGACTGGGACGGCGGCGGCGGCGTCACCGGCCTGGAGGATTGCGCCGACAATTGGAAGATCACCGCGCGGCTGCTCAAGGAAGGCTATCGCGAGGACGACCTGCGCAAGATATGGAGCGGCAATGTGCTGCGCGTGCTCCAGGCGGCGCAGGACGGCCGCGCCAAGCCGGCCGCCCCGCCGCCGCCGGCCGGAGGCGGTAAGTGA
- a CDS encoding beta-propeller domain-containing protein encodes MALLAVGLSGIAFAAQAAGALTAFSSEAQLQGYLKRLKRPLPPPPPPPPAPPAPGSAIESVMVATAPGSITNNQETGVDEGDIVKQHGDTLVILRRGRLFTVSLAGGAMKPVDSIDAYPPGLDARGDWYDEMLIAKDRIVVIGYSYERGGTQINRFHIDPAGHLAFEDAYQLRSNDYYSSRNYASRMIGTRLILYSPHYLPYDESQSLSVVLPALRRWNGKGAAPSFERIGTAHEIYLPPTLPIDLIEAMHTVVSCDTAAPVLRCKATGVFGPANRTFYVSTDAVYVWLSPWWGDEKQDGRAGSLLYRLPLDGGAPRAARVRGAPVDQFAFRQDGAMLNVLVREDGRGDWMWAPEHSRGAVALLRLPLSLFGDGGEAVSERHYRGLPASRGGYDFHDRFVGDYVLYGEGNGWGTPASFDTTVIAAPLRGGEAAALTLPHGVDRIEAMGGDAVVIGGDDKNVYFSAVALGGQAPVLGDRYVLKAAAQGETRSHGFFFKPEGDRGDGVLGLPVTTAADPAYRQLTDSSAAMLFLRRSGGKFVGLGELTASLKGVADDACVASCTDWYGNARPIFLGDRTFALMGYEIVEGAIGRGDVRETGRAVFAPAPKPMPVR; translated from the coding sequence ATGGCGCTTCTCGCCGTCGGCCTGAGCGGAATTGCCTTTGCGGCGCAGGCCGCCGGCGCGCTCACCGCGTTCTCCTCCGAAGCGCAATTGCAGGGCTATCTCAAGCGGCTCAAACGGCCCCTGCCGCCGCCCCCTCCTCCGCCACCGGCGCCGCCGGCGCCGGGCTCGGCGATAGAATCCGTCATGGTCGCGACCGCGCCCGGCAGCATCACCAACAACCAGGAAACCGGCGTCGACGAGGGAGACATCGTCAAGCAGCACGGCGATACGCTGGTGATCCTTCGGCGCGGCCGGCTGTTCACCGTCTCGCTCGCCGGCGGCGCGATGAAGCCGGTGGATTCGATCGACGCCTATCCGCCCGGCCTCGACGCGCGCGGCGACTGGTACGACGAGATGCTGATCGCCAAGGACCGGATCGTCGTGATCGGCTACAGCTATGAGCGCGGCGGCACGCAGATCAACCGTTTCCACATCGACCCGGCGGGACACCTCGCCTTCGAGGACGCCTATCAGCTTCGGTCGAACGACTATTATTCGTCGCGCAATTACGCCTCGCGGATGATCGGCACGCGGCTGATCCTCTATTCGCCGCATTACCTGCCCTACGACGAGTCCCAAAGCCTTTCCGTGGTGCTGCCCGCGCTGCGCCGCTGGAACGGCAAGGGCGCGGCGCCCAGCTTCGAGCGGATCGGAACGGCGCACGAGATCTACCTGCCGCCGACGCTGCCGATCGACCTGATCGAGGCGATGCACACGGTGGTTTCCTGCGACACCGCCGCCCCGGTGCTGCGCTGCAAGGCGACCGGCGTGTTCGGGCCCGCGAACCGGACGTTCTATGTGTCGACGGACGCGGTCTATGTCTGGCTGTCGCCCTGGTGGGGAGACGAGAAACAGGACGGGCGCGCCGGGTCCCTGCTCTATCGCCTGCCGCTCGACGGCGGGGCGCCGCGGGCGGCGCGCGTGCGCGGCGCGCCGGTGGACCAGTTCGCCTTCCGCCAGGACGGCGCGATGCTGAACGTGCTGGTGCGCGAGGACGGCCGCGGCGACTGGATGTGGGCGCCGGAGCATTCGCGCGGCGCGGTCGCGCTGCTGCGGCTTCCGCTGTCGCTGTTCGGCGACGGCGGCGAGGCGGTGAGCGAACGGCATTATCGGGGCCTGCCGGCGAGCCGGGGCGGCTACGACTTCCACGACCGCTTCGTCGGCGACTATGTGCTCTATGGCGAGGGCAATGGCTGGGGCACGCCCGCGTCCTTCGACACCACGGTGATCGCCGCGCCGCTCCGTGGCGGCGAGGCGGCGGCGCTGACGCTGCCGCACGGCGTCGACCGGATCGAGGCGATGGGCGGCGACGCGGTGGTGATCGGCGGCGACGACAAGAACGTCTATTTCTCGGCCGTCGCGTTGGGCGGCCAGGCGCCGGTGCTCGGCGACCGCTATGTGCTGAAGGCCGCGGCGCAGGGCGAAACCCGCAGCCACGGGTTTTTCTTCAAGCCCGAAGGCGATCGGGGCGACGGTGTGCTCGGCTTGCCGGTCACCACCGCCGCCGATCCGGCTTACCGGCAATTGACCGACAGTTCCGCGGCCATGCTGTTCCTGCGGCGCAGCGGCGGAAAATTCGTCGGCCTGGGCGAACTCACGGCCAGCCTGAAGGGCGTCGCGGACGATGCCTGCGTCGCCTCCTGCACCGACTGGTACGGCAATGCGCGGCCGATCTTCCTGGGCGACCGTACCTTCGCGCTGATGGGCTATGAAATCGTGGAGGGCGCGATCGGGCGCGGCGATGTCCGCGAGACCGGCCGCGCGGTCTTCGCGCCGGCGCCCAAGCCGATGCCCGTGCGCTGA
- a CDS encoding septal ring lytic transglycosylase RlpA family protein: MIRNARRLLAVASLAVLAAACASTPEPGVSVPPNAGVYKIGQPYQIDGTWYYPKEQPDYDETGVASWYGPTFYGHRTANGEVYTAGDLTAAHRTLPLPVNVRVTNLDNGKTIVVRVNDRGPFAKGRIIDLSERAADLLGYKQQGTARVRVTFVGRADLQGGRPPPDETPPEIASAVPAAPTRAVASAALGAVPGTAVAPPITNTDLPPPPPIRGADVAVVTEPTGIVSRVPVPGVTHLYVQAGAFSNYQNAVRLQARVGGGLQISSVVQNGRTLYRVRLGPFDDVGEADSALARVESLGSNDAQIVVDR; the protein is encoded by the coding sequence ATGATCCGCAACGCGCGCCGGCTTCTCGCCGTGGCTTCGCTGGCCGTCCTGGCGGCTGCCTGCGCCAGCACGCCGGAGCCCGGCGTGAGCGTCCCGCCCAATGCCGGCGTCTACAAGATCGGCCAGCCCTATCAGATCGACGGCACCTGGTATTACCCCAAGGAACAGCCCGACTATGACGAGACCGGCGTCGCCTCCTGGTACGGCCCGACCTTCTACGGCCATCGCACCGCGAACGGCGAGGTCTACACCGCCGGCGATCTGACCGCCGCGCATCGCACGCTGCCGCTGCCGGTGAATGTCCGCGTCACCAATCTCGACAACGGCAAGACCATCGTGGTGCGCGTCAACGACCGCGGCCCCTTCGCCAAGGGACGCATCATCGACCTGTCGGAGCGCGCCGCCGATCTTCTGGGCTACAAGCAGCAGGGCACGGCGCGGGTCCGCGTGACCTTCGTCGGGCGCGCCGACCTGCAGGGCGGGCGGCCGCCGCCGGACGAGACGCCGCCGGAAATCGCTTCCGCGGTTCCCGCCGCGCCGACCCGGGCGGTCGCCAGCGCCGCGCTCGGCGCCGTGCCGGGCACCGCCGTCGCGCCGCCGATCACCAACACCGATCTTCCGCCGCCGCCGCCGATCCGCGGCGCCGATGTCGCGGTCGTGACCGAGCCGACCGGCATCGTCAGCCGGGTTCCGGTTCCCGGCGTCACCCACCTCTACGTCCAGGCCGGCGCCTTCAGCAACTACCAGAACGCCGTGCGGCTGCAGGCCCGCGTCGGCGGCGGCTTGCAGATCTCGTCGGTGGTGCAGAACGGGCGCACGCTCTACCGCGTCCGGCTGGGGCCGTTCGACGATGTGGGCGAGGCCGATTCCGCGTTGGCCCGCGTCGAGAGCCTTGGTAGTAACGACGCGCAAATCGTCGTCGACCGCTAG
- a CDS encoding D-alanyl-D-alanine carboxypeptidase family protein — translation MRYRLLGALFLLLAAAAPAAAEITTSGNHAILMDAQTGQVLWAKDAFTPMPPASMSKLMTIEMLFKRIQDGRVKLTDTFPVSERAWRERSGSECFVNVGDRMSVENLIQCIIVVSGNDSTIVVAEALGGTVEGFVGMMNQRARELGLNQSHFVNPDGLDVPAGQMMSAFDLAKLARHIIVDYPALYHFFGEKDFIWSNIHQPNRNPVLFNTPGADGLKTGHIAASGYGLVASARRGAQRIILVVSGLASEKDRADEGARLIEIGFREFRRYDLFKPGDTVATADVFGGADKTVPLTVKAPVAITLQVDSRPGMKVSVKYTAPLKAPLAQGQQVGTLVVTAPDFPGLTVPLYVAHPVDQIGIFGRMIQGIRALFGGK, via the coding sequence ATGAGGTATCGCCTGCTCGGCGCGCTGTTCCTGCTGCTGGCCGCCGCCGCGCCCGCCGCGGCGGAGATCACCACTTCGGGAAACCACGCCATCCTGATGGACGCGCAGACGGGCCAGGTGCTGTGGGCCAAGGACGCCTTCACGCCGATGCCGCCGGCCTCGATGAGCAAACTGATGACCATCGAGATGCTGTTCAAGCGGATCCAGGACGGCCGCGTGAAGCTCACCGACACCTTCCCGGTGTCGGAGCGGGCGTGGCGCGAGCGCTCCGGCTCGGAGTGCTTCGTCAATGTCGGCGACCGCATGTCGGTCGAGAACCTCATCCAGTGCATCATCGTCGTGTCGGGCAACGACTCGACCATCGTCGTGGCCGAAGCGCTCGGCGGCACGGTGGAAGGCTTCGTCGGCATGATGAACCAGCGGGCGCGCGAGCTCGGCCTCAACCAGTCGCATTTCGTCAATCCCGATGGTCTCGACGTGCCGGCGGGCCAGATGATGTCCGCCTTCGACCTCGCCAAGCTGGCGCGCCACATCATCGTCGATTATCCCGCGCTCTATCACTTCTTCGGCGAGAAGGACTTCATCTGGAGCAACATCCACCAGCCCAACCGCAATCCCGTGCTGTTCAACACGCCTGGCGCCGACGGCCTGAAGACCGGCCATATCGCGGCCTCCGGCTACGGCCTCGTCGCCTCGGCGCGGCGCGGCGCACAGCGCATCATCCTGGTCGTCAGCGGCCTCGCCTCGGAGAAGGACCGGGCGGACGAGGGCGCCCGCCTGATCGAGATCGGCTTTCGCGAATTCCGCCGCTACGATTTGTTCAAGCCCGGCGACACGGTGGCGACGGCGGACGTGTTCGGCGGCGCCGACAAGACCGTGCCGCTCACCGTGAAGGCGCCGGTCGCGATCACGCTCCAGGTCGACTCGCGGCCGGGCATGAAGGTCTCGGTGAAATACACCGCGCCGCTGAAGGCGCCCCTGGCGCAGGGCCAGCAGGTCGGAACGCTCGTCGTCACCGCGCCGGACTTTCCCGGCCTGACCGTTCCGCTTTATGTCGCCCATCCGGTCGACCAGATCGGCATTTTCGGCCGCATGATCCAGGGTATCCGCGCGCTGTTCGGCGGCAAATGA
- the tmk gene encoding dTMP kinase translates to MKRRARFVTLEGGDGSGKSTQIKRLVAALEKRGVDVVATREPGGSPGAEDIRKLVLNGDPKRWDALTESLLMFAARSDHVARTIKPALADGKWVVCDRFTDSTYAYQGAGHGLARETIRRMETLVLDGFRPDLTLILDIPVEIGLARTAGRSKDMRFEAFDLAFHERMRQAFLAIARRDPERCVVIDAAIDMDALATAIWRAVAGRFKL, encoded by the coding sequence ATGAAGCGGCGGGCGCGTTTCGTCACGCTCGAAGGCGGCGACGGCTCCGGCAAATCGACCCAGATCAAGCGCCTGGTCGCGGCGCTGGAAAAGCGCGGCGTCGACGTCGTCGCCACGCGCGAGCCGGGCGGTTCGCCGGGCGCCGAGGACATCCGCAAGCTGGTGCTCAACGGCGATCCCAAGCGCTGGGACGCGTTGACCGAGAGCCTGCTGATGTTCGCCGCGCGATCCGACCATGTCGCGCGCACGATCAAGCCGGCGCTGGCGGACGGCAAATGGGTCGTCTGCGACCGCTTTACCGATTCCACCTATGCCTATCAGGGCGCCGGCCACGGCCTGGCGCGCGAGACGATCCGCCGGATGGAAACCCTGGTGCTCGACGGCTTCCGCCCCGACCTGACGCTGATCCTCGACATCCCGGTCGAGATCGGGCTGGCCCGCACCGCCGGCCGCTCCAAGGACATGCGCTTCGAGGCTTTCGACCTCGCCTTCCATGAGCGCATGCGCCAGGCCTTCCTCGCCATCGCGCGCCGCGACCCCGAGCGCTGCGTCGTGATCGATGCGGCCATCGATATGGACGCGCTGGCCACCGCGATCTGGCGGGCCGTCGCGGGACGGTTCAAGTTGTGA
- a CDS encoding DNA polymerase III subunit delta': protein MAPRAKSKSEDIPETDRVEGFAHPRETLRLVGQDAALARAARAIRGGHPPGAWLITGPPGIGKATLAYRIARYVLAHGATADGPEDLSVPEREANAIRIAVAAHPGLLVLKRGLNESGKLMSDLSVGVVRKLSGFFGMTSGAGGWRVAIVDTADDMNDAAANALLKMLEEPPPRAMLLLLSNVPGRLLPTIRSRCQRLDLRPLDAALLEAELERLLPNTGAAERAALARLAGGSIGMALRLACGDSVALAREADNLLDRAAVPDVAAILALGDKLYRVTDGLASFGEFLAEALTARIRARALQGGVHLDRWVECLNRLNATFARTAALNLEPRQTLLSAAGQLAQARRRAGAL from the coding sequence ATGGCGCCGCGCGCGAAGAGCAAATCCGAAGACATCCCCGAGACCGACCGCGTCGAGGGTTTCGCGCACCCGCGCGAGACGCTGCGTCTCGTCGGCCAGGACGCCGCCTTGGCCCGCGCCGCGCGCGCGATCCGGGGCGGGCATCCGCCGGGCGCCTGGCTGATCACCGGTCCGCCGGGCATCGGCAAGGCGACGCTCGCCTATCGCATCGCGCGTTACGTCCTTGCCCATGGCGCGACCGCGGACGGTCCCGAAGATCTTTCGGTTCCCGAGCGCGAAGCCAATGCGATCCGGATCGCCGTCGCCGCGCATCCGGGCCTTCTCGTCCTCAAGCGCGGCCTCAACGAGTCCGGCAAGCTGATGAGCGATCTGTCGGTCGGCGTCGTGCGCAAGCTCTCCGGCTTCTTCGGCATGACCTCGGGCGCCGGCGGCTGGCGCGTCGCCATCGTCGACACCGCCGACGACATGAACGATGCCGCCGCCAACGCGCTGCTCAAGATGCTGGAGGAGCCGCCGCCGCGCGCCATGCTGCTGCTGCTCAGCAATGTACCGGGCCGGCTGCTGCCGACCATCCGCTCGCGCTGCCAGCGCCTCGACCTGCGCCCGCTCGACGCGGCGCTGCTGGAAGCCGAGCTGGAGCGGCTGCTGCCCAACACCGGCGCCGCCGAACGCGCCGCGCTCGCGCGCCTGGCCGGCGGCTCGATCGGCATGGCGCTGCGCCTCGCCTGCGGCGACAGCGTGGCGCTCGCCCGCGAGGCCGACAACCTGCTCGACCGCGCCGCGGTGCCGGACGTCGCCGCGATCCTGGCGCTCGGCGACAAGCTCTACCGCGTCACCGACGGGCTTGCGAGCTTCGGCGAATTCCTCGCCGAAGCGCTGACGGCGCGCATCCGCGCCCGTGCGCTGCAAGGCGGCGTGCATCTCGACCGCTGGGTCGAATGCCTGAACCGGCTGAACGCCACCTTCGCGCGCACCGCCGCGCTCAATCTCGAGCCGCGCCAGACGCTCCTGAGCGCCGCCGGGCAGCTGGCGCAGGCGCGCCGCCGGGCAGGGGCCCTCTGA
- a CDS encoding TatD family hydrolase, whose protein sequence is MLVDSHCHLDFPEFAAELDAVVARAKDAGVGVCVSIGTTLAKFPGVRAVAERFDDVWCSVGVHPHEAKDELLDGPGPLIEAARHPKVVGIGETGLDYFYEHSPRAEQVANFREHIDAARRTGLPVIVHTRDADDETIAVLREEMAAKPFTGLIHCFTGTQRLADAAVELGMFISVSGIATFKKSDDLRAVLKTVPLERLLVETDAPFLAPIPFRGKRNEPAFVVNTAALLAGLKGVSADALAAATTDNFFRLFTKVRRPG, encoded by the coding sequence ATGCTCGTCGACAGCCATTGCCATCTCGACTTCCCCGAATTCGCGGCCGAACTCGACGCGGTCGTGGCGCGGGCGAAGGACGCGGGCGTCGGGGTCTGCGTCAGCATCGGCACCACGCTGGCCAAATTCCCCGGCGTGCGCGCGGTGGCCGAACGCTTCGACGATGTGTGGTGCTCCGTCGGCGTGCATCCGCACGAAGCCAAGGACGAGCTGCTCGACGGTCCGGGCCCGCTGATCGAAGCGGCGCGCCATCCCAAAGTGGTCGGCATCGGCGAGACCGGCCTCGACTATTTCTACGAGCACAGCCCGCGCGCCGAACAGGTCGCGAATTTCCGTGAGCATATCGACGCCGCGCGGCGGACCGGGCTTCCCGTCATCGTCCACACCCGCGACGCCGACGACGAGACCATCGCGGTGCTGCGCGAGGAAATGGCGGCCAAGCCCTTCACCGGCCTGATCCACTGCTTCACCGGCACGCAGCGCCTGGCCGACGCGGCGGTCGAACTCGGGATGTTCATCTCGGTCTCCGGCATCGCGACGTTCAAGAAGTCCGACGACTTGCGCGCCGTCCTCAAGACCGTGCCGCTGGAGCGCCTGCTGGTCGAGACCGATGCCCCCTTCCTCGCGCCCATTCCCTTTCGCGGCAAGCGCAACGAACCGGCCTTCGTCGTGAACACGGCGGCGCTGCTGGCTGGGCTCAAAGGCGTGAGCGCCGACGCGCTGGCCGCCGCGACGACGGACAACTTCTTCCGCCTGTTCACCAAGGTGCGGAGGCCGGGATGA
- a CDS encoding MBL fold metallo-hydrolase has product MTLRVTILGCGSSGGVPRIGGADGAGFWGACDPANPKNRRRRCSILVTRTAAAGATRVLVDTAPDMREQLIDAHVSTLDGVLITHDHADQLHGLDDLRMVALNMRRRVDVYADAIAYEGVLARFGYCFVQPAGSDYPPILNAIQIAEPFTPFAIEGKGGPVPVLAFHQGHGRIRSLGFRFGPIAYSSDVDALDDAAFAALDGVECWIVDALRYTPHPSHAHVARTLEWIARVKPRRAILTNMHVDLDYATLAAELPPGIEPAYDGMVVTIA; this is encoded by the coding sequence ATGACCCTCCGCGTCACCATCCTCGGCTGCGGCTCCTCCGGCGGCGTGCCGCGCATCGGGGGCGCGGACGGCGCGGGCTTCTGGGGCGCCTGCGATCCGGCCAACCCGAAGAACCGCCGCCGCCGCTGTTCCATCCTAGTGACGCGCACCGCCGCCGCCGGCGCCACGCGGGTCCTGGTCGACACCGCGCCCGACATGCGCGAGCAGTTGATCGACGCCCATGTCTCCACGCTCGACGGCGTCCTCATCACCCACGACCATGCCGACCAGCTCCACGGCCTGGACGATCTGCGCATGGTGGCGCTGAACATGCGCCGGCGTGTCGACGTCTACGCGGACGCGATCGCCTATGAGGGCGTGCTGGCGCGGTTCGGCTATTGCTTCGTGCAGCCGGCCGGCAGCGACTATCCGCCGATCCTCAACGCCATCCAGATCGCCGAGCCTTTCACGCCGTTCGCGATCGAAGGGAAGGGCGGTCCGGTCCCGGTGCTCGCCTTCCACCAGGGCCATGGCCGCATCCGCAGCCTCGGTTTCCGGTTCGGGCCGATCGCCTATTCGAGCGACGTCGACGCGCTGGACGACGCGGCCTTCGCCGCGCTCGACGGCGTGGAGTGCTGGATCGTCGACGCGCTGCGCTACACGCCGCATCCCAGCCACGCCCATGTCGCGCGCACGCTGGAATGGATCGCCCGCGTGAAGCCGCGCCGCGCCATCCTGACCAACATGCATGTCGACCTCGACTACGCGACGCTGGCCGCCGAACTGCCGCCGGGCATCGAGCCGGCCTATGACGGGATGGTGGTGACGATTGCGTAA
- a CDS encoding Panacea domain-containing protein, with amino-acid sequence MKANPDKFPTLKVDKRKVVESILYILENFVGFSQYDIVKSVFLADKSHLVRYGRPVTFDTYYALKDGPVPSFTYDALKPTFDFKKEFGEERPWISVPDRDNPKIQKFIGARRKANKQLLSETDMELLNEAAGTVQLLDFSQIRRLTHQDPAYEEAWKRRGDAERAQIKMQLLGANDEQVENLIYISRHSV; translated from the coding sequence ATGAAAGCCAACCCCGACAAGTTTCCGACCCTTAAAGTCGACAAACGGAAGGTCGTCGAAAGCATCCTCTATATTCTGGAGAATTTCGTCGGGTTTTCACAGTACGATATCGTGAAATCGGTGTTTCTGGCGGACAAGTCCCACCTTGTGCGGTACGGACGCCCGGTCACCTTCGATACCTACTACGCGCTGAAGGATGGGCCGGTGCCGTCATTCACCTATGACGCGTTGAAACCGACTTTCGATTTCAAGAAGGAGTTCGGTGAGGAGCGTCCATGGATTTCCGTGCCGGACCGCGATAACCCGAAAATCCAGAAGTTCATAGGCGCACGCCGAAAGGCAAACAAACAACTTCTGTCGGAGACCGACATGGAGCTGCTCAACGAAGCCGCAGGAACGGTGCAGTTGCTCGACTTCAGTCAGATACGGCGCTTAACGCATCAAGACCCGGCTTATGAAGAGGCTTGGAAGCGTCGCGGTGATGCCGAGCGCGCACAGATCAAGATGCAGCTTCTCGGCGCCAATGACGAGCAGGTCGAGAACTTGATCTACATCTCTCGCCATAGCGTGTGA